One part of the Mycolicibacterium aromaticivorans JS19b1 = JCM 16368 genome encodes these proteins:
- the infB gene encoding translation initiation factor IF-2: MAGKARVHELAKELGVTSKEVLARLSDQGEFVKSASSTVEAPVARRLRESFGGGKPDKAPAKATPASAAGNGAPAPKPAPVSHGAAATAQPAAPAPKPAAPAPAPAPAAPTPAPPVPAAPAAPAASAAPAAPAAPAPSSPGPTPGPRPGPAAPKPGMPRPPRVGNNPFSSAQPVERPAPRPQGPRPGPGAGGPRPGAPRPGGATPGNMPPRPPGARPGAPGRPGAPRPGGGPRPGGGPGGGGRPGGGGGGNYRTGGPGGGGGAGGAAAGGFRGRPGGGGGGGGRPGQRGGAAGAFGRPGGAPRRGRKSKRAKRAEYESMQAPVVGGVRLPHGNGETIRLARGASLSDFAEKIDANPAALVQALFNLGEMVTATQSVGDETLELLGGEMNYVVQVVSPEDEDRELLESFDLTYGEDEGDEGDLEVRPPVVTVMGHVDHGKTRLLDTIRKASVREGEAGGITQHIGAYQVTVEHDGVVRPITFIDTPGHEAFTAMRARGAKATDIAILVVAADDGVMPQTVEAINHAQAADVPIVVAVNKIDKEGADPAKIRAQLTEYNLVAEDFGGDTMFVDISAKNGTNIEALEEAVLLTADAALDLRANPDMEAQGVAIEAHLDRGRGPVATVLIQRGTLRVGDSVVAGDAYGRVRRMVDEHGEDVTEALPSRPVQVIGFTSVPGAGDNFLVVDEDRIARQIADRRSARKRNALAARTRKRISLEDLDSALKETSQLNLILKGDNSGTVEALEEALLGIEIDDEVELRVIDRGVGGVTETNVNLASASDAIIIGFNVRAEGKATELANREGVEIRYYSVIYQAIDEIQSALKGMLKPIYEEKELGRAEIRAIFRSSKVGNIAGCLVQSGIMRRNAKARLLRDNVVIAENLTVSSLKREKDDATEVREGYECGLTLTYSDIKEGDVIETYELVEKERV; the protein is encoded by the coding sequence GTGGCAGGTAAGGCCCGCGTACACGAGTTGGCCAAGGAACTCGGTGTAACCAGCAAGGAAGTTCTCGCCCGACTGAGCGATCAGGGCGAATTCGTCAAATCCGCATCATCGACGGTGGAAGCCCCCGTCGCACGCCGTCTGAGGGAATCATTCGGCGGCGGTAAGCCCGACAAAGCCCCGGCGAAAGCCACACCGGCGAGCGCCGCCGGGAACGGAGCGCCGGCACCCAAGCCCGCGCCCGTCTCCCATGGCGCTGCCGCGACCGCGCAGCCCGCGGCGCCGGCACCCAAGCCGGCCGCTCCGGCTCCCGCTCCAGCCCCGGCTGCGCCGACTCCGGCACCCCCGGTGCCTGCGGCTCCGGCGGCACCCGCGGCCTCGGCGGCTCCTGCCGCCCCCGCGGCACCTGCGCCGAGCAGCCCCGGGCCGACGCCCGGTCCCCGTCCGGGACCGGCAGCGCCGAAGCCGGGCATGCCTCGGCCGCCGCGCGTCGGCAACAATCCGTTCTCCTCGGCCCAGCCGGTCGAGCGGCCCGCGCCGCGCCCCCAGGGCCCGCGTCCCGGGCCCGGTGCCGGTGGTCCGCGTCCCGGCGCGCCGCGTCCGGGTGGAGCCACACCCGGCAACATGCCTCCTCGTCCGCCCGGCGCCCGGCCCGGTGCGCCCGGTCGGCCCGGTGCCCCGCGTCCCGGTGGCGGTCCCCGTCCCGGCGGCGGCCCCGGTGGCGGCGGCCGTCCCGGTGGTGGCGGTGGCGGTAACTACCGCACCGGCGGTCCCGGTGGCGGTGGTGGCGCAGGCGGAGCTGCTGCCGGTGGCTTCCGTGGCCGTCCCGGTGGTGGCGGTGGCGGTGGTGGTCGTCCCGGTCAGCGCGGTGGCGCGGCCGGCGCGTTCGGCCGTCCCGGCGGTGCCCCGCGTCGTGGCCGCAAGTCGAAGCGGGCCAAACGCGCCGAGTACGAGAGCATGCAGGCGCCCGTCGTCGGTGGCGTGCGGTTGCCGCACGGTAACGGCGAGACGATCCGACTGGCCCGCGGCGCGTCGCTGAGCGACTTCGCCGAGAAGATCGACGCCAACCCGGCCGCGTTGGTCCAGGCGCTGTTCAACCTCGGTGAGATGGTGACCGCCACCCAGTCGGTCGGCGACGAAACGCTCGAGCTGCTCGGCGGCGAGATGAACTACGTCGTGCAGGTCGTGTCGCCCGAAGACGAGGACCGCGAGCTGCTGGAGTCGTTCGACCTCACCTACGGCGAGGACGAAGGCGACGAGGGCGACCTGGAGGTCCGTCCGCCGGTGGTCACCGTCATGGGTCACGTCGACCACGGCAAGACCCGACTGCTGGACACGATCCGCAAGGCCAGCGTCCGCGAGGGCGAGGCCGGCGGCATCACCCAGCACATCGGTGCCTACCAGGTGACCGTCGAGCACGACGGTGTCGTGCGCCCGATCACCTTCATCGACACCCCGGGCCACGAGGCGTTCACCGCCATGCGTGCCCGCGGTGCGAAGGCTACCGACATCGCGATCCTGGTGGTCGCCGCCGACGACGGCGTCATGCCGCAGACGGTGGAGGCCATCAACCACGCGCAGGCCGCTGACGTGCCGATCGTGGTTGCGGTCAACAAGATCGACAAGGAGGGCGCCGACCCGGCCAAGATCCGGGCGCAGCTCACCGAGTACAACCTGGTTGCCGAGGACTTCGGTGGCGACACCATGTTCGTCGACATCTCGGCCAAGAACGGCACCAACATCGAGGCGCTGGAGGAGGCGGTCCTGCTGACCGCCGACGCGGCACTGGACCTGCGGGCCAACCCCGATATGGAAGCCCAGGGTGTGGCCATCGAGGCGCACCTGGACCGCGGCCGCGGCCCGGTGGCGACCGTGCTGATCCAGCGCGGCACGCTGCGGGTCGGCGACTCCGTGGTCGCCGGCGATGCATACGGCCGGGTTCGCCGGATGGTCGACGAGCACGGCGAGGACGTCACCGAGGCGTTGCCGTCGCGACCGGTGCAGGTCATCGGCTTCACGTCGGTGCCAGGTGCCGGCGACAACTTCCTGGTTGTCGACGAGGACCGCATTGCCCGCCAGATCGCCGACCGCCGCAGCGCGCGCAAGCGCAATGCACTGGCCGCGCGTACTCGCAAGCGCATCAGCCTGGAAGACCTGGATTCGGCACTGAAGGAAACCAGCCAGCTGAACCTGATCCTCAAGGGCGACAACTCGGGCACCGTCGAGGCGCTCGAGGAGGCCTTGCTGGGCATCGAGATCGACGACGAGGTGGAGTTGCGCGTCATCGACCGCGGTGTCGGTGGCGTCACCGAGACCAACGTCAACCTGGCGTCGGCCTCGGACGCGATCATCATCGGGTTCAACGTGCGCGCCGAGGGCAAGGCCACCGAACTGGCCAACCGCGAGGGTGTGGAGATCCGGTACTACTCGGTGATCTACCAGGCGATCGACGAGATCCAGAGCGCGCTCAAGGGCATGCTCAAACCGATCTACGAGGAGAAGGAGCTCGGCCGCGCCGAGATCCGCGCGATCTTCCGGTCGTCGAAGGTCGGCAACATCGCCGGCTGCCTGGTGCAGTCCGGGATCATGCGGCGCAACGCCAAGGCGCGGTTGCTGCGTGACAATGTGGTCATCGCCGAGAATCTCACGGTCTCCTCGCTCAAGCGGGAGAAGGACGACGCCACCGAGGTGCGCGAGGGTTACGAATGCGGTCTCACGCTGACGTACTCCGACATCAAGGAAGGCGACGTCATCGAGACCTACGAGCTGGTCGAGAAGGAGCGCGTCTAG
- a CDS encoding YlxR family protein, which produces MTVDCAVIQRETPTPERPHRRTEGPVRTCVGCRRRELAVDLLRVVAVSNGNGHCALTVDQAGNLPGRGAWLHPDDRCLQAAFRRRAFGRALRITGSPDTSAVVEYVEKSTGQTSPAREQAAKNMSTP; this is translated from the coding sequence ATGACGGTAGACTGTGCCGTGATCCAGCGCGAGACTCCGACCCCCGAGAGACCGCATCGACGTACCGAAGGTCCGGTACGGACATGTGTCGGGTGCCGGAGGCGAGAGTTGGCCGTCGATCTCCTCCGAGTGGTGGCTGTGTCGAACGGGAACGGCCATTGCGCCCTAACCGTTGATCAGGCAGGTAACCTCCCAGGGCGGGGTGCGTGGCTGCACCCCGACGACCGGTGCCTTCAGGCAGCGTTCCGACGGCGAGCTTTCGGTCGAGCGTTGCGCATCACCGGTTCACCGGATACATCCGCGGTGGTCGAGTACGTCGAGAAATCGACGGGCCAGACCAGCCCGGCAAGAGAACAGGCAGCGAAGAACATGAGCACACCGTGA
- a CDS encoding NAD(P)-binding protein: protein MSELGAAQSVDVLVVGAGPTGLTAADACVAAGSSVAIVERTAFVGGLARPATVAGHDVDLGGHRLLSATPEQRRVWLEFADRLGGIPMSDIDRHSGILREGYVVSYPFDWRQFRHSAPLSVRARGAASLIAWKLTAPAGRTDDTLDDWVKNRYGPYLSEKFMAPHARKVFGIDPKNIPAAWASQRILSPRLASVLATALPRMRNSTRPDEPTDKFIYPHGGAGVLWSRLAASLGRKVDWLFDSTVAAISRSGSRRFTVTVSGPAGKRVVSCGRIIWTGRPDDLAASLGLSELSTAIAQASGRRDLVVGVVRLPDAPPSWHGYQWLYTHDAGVRAHRFNNYGEWKTLNCPSGVIGLEYAVPSGELFDVRSTASKDMSILLDGGSFEFLGSEMTADAYSNFDAAADLFDELDTALHRFGEGIIATGRQGAGIYINLDQARDLGTRVGSLAADHAGVVGRDGYSRYQEKAG from the coding sequence TTGTCAGAACTCGGCGCTGCCCAGTCCGTCGACGTGCTCGTCGTCGGAGCGGGCCCGACCGGGCTGACGGCGGCCGACGCGTGTGTGGCGGCCGGATCCTCGGTGGCCATCGTGGAACGAACCGCCTTTGTGGGCGGGCTGGCCCGTCCGGCAACCGTGGCCGGGCATGACGTCGACCTCGGCGGTCACCGGCTGCTGTCGGCGACACCGGAGCAGCGCCGGGTGTGGCTGGAGTTCGCCGATCGGCTTGGCGGTATCCCGATGTCGGACATCGACCGGCACAGCGGAATCCTGCGGGAAGGCTATGTGGTCAGCTATCCGTTCGACTGGCGGCAGTTTCGCCACTCGGCGCCGCTGTCCGTCCGGGCCCGCGGCGCCGCCTCGCTGATCGCCTGGAAGCTGACGGCGCCGGCCGGCCGCACCGACGACACCCTGGACGACTGGGTCAAGAACCGGTACGGGCCGTACCTGTCGGAGAAGTTCATGGCCCCGCACGCCCGGAAGGTGTTCGGCATCGACCCGAAGAACATTCCGGCGGCGTGGGCCTCGCAGCGGATCCTCTCGCCGCGGCTCGCCTCGGTACTGGCCACCGCGTTACCGCGGATGCGGAACTCGACGCGTCCCGATGAGCCGACCGACAAGTTCATCTATCCGCACGGCGGGGCAGGGGTCCTGTGGTCGCGCCTGGCCGCATCGCTGGGAAGGAAAGTCGACTGGCTGTTCGACTCCACCGTGGCGGCGATCAGCAGGTCCGGTAGCCGACGCTTCACCGTCACGGTGTCGGGTCCCGCCGGAAAACGCGTCGTGTCCTGCGGCCGGATCATCTGGACCGGGCGACCCGATGACCTGGCCGCAAGCCTGGGGCTGAGCGAGCTGTCCACCGCGATCGCGCAGGCCTCGGGACGGCGCGACCTTGTCGTCGGCGTGGTGCGACTGCCCGACGCACCGCCGAGCTGGCATGGCTACCAGTGGCTGTACACCCACGACGCCGGCGTGCGAGCCCACCGATTCAACAACTACGGCGAGTGGAAGACGCTGAACTGCCCGTCCGGCGTCATCGGCCTGGAGTACGCGGTTCCGTCCGGTGAGCTGTTCGATGTCCGGTCCACCGCATCGAAGGACATGTCGATCTTGCTCGACGGGGGTTCCTTCGAATTCCTCGGATCCGAGATGACCGCCGATGCGTACTCCAACTTCGACGCCGCCGCCGACCTGTTCGACGAGCTCGACACGGCGCTCCACCGGTTCGGCGAGGGGATCATCGCCACGGGACGCCAGGGGGCCGGGATCTACATCAATCTCGACCAGGCGAGGGACTTGGGAACCCGGGTCGGCAGCTTGGCCGCCGACCACGCGGGCGTGGTCGGGCGAGACGGCTATTCGCGGTATCAGGAGAAAGCGGGCTGA
- the nusA gene encoding transcription termination factor NusA, translating to MNIDMTALHAIEIDRGISVDELLDTIKTALLTAYRHTEGHQPDARIEIDRKSGAVQVIARETDEDGNLISEWDDTPEGFGRVAATTARQVMLQRFRDAENERSYGEFSAREGDIVAGVIQRDARANARGLVVVRLGSETKGAEGVIPAAEQVPGEAYEHGDRLRCYVVGVSRGAREPLITLSRTHPNLVRKLFSLEVPEIADNSVEIVAVAREAGHRSKIAVNSKVPGLNAKGACIGPMGQRVRNVMSELSGEKIDIIDFDEDPARFVANALSPAKVVSVSVIDANTRAARVVVPDFQLSLAIGKEGQNARLAARLTGWRIDIRSDAAAPEDEPRPAASHDVEH from the coding sequence ATGAACATCGACATGACCGCCCTGCATGCGATCGAGATCGATCGCGGCATCTCGGTCGACGAGTTGCTCGACACCATCAAGACGGCATTGCTGACCGCCTACCGGCACACCGAGGGGCATCAGCCCGACGCACGCATCGAGATCGACCGGAAAAGCGGTGCGGTGCAGGTGATTGCGCGCGAGACTGACGAAGACGGCAACCTGATCAGCGAATGGGACGACACGCCAGAGGGATTCGGCCGGGTCGCGGCCACGACGGCCCGCCAGGTCATGCTGCAGCGATTCCGCGACGCCGAGAACGAGCGCAGCTATGGGGAATTCTCCGCCCGGGAGGGCGACATCGTCGCCGGTGTCATCCAGCGCGACGCCCGAGCCAATGCGCGCGGCCTGGTCGTCGTGCGCCTGGGCAGTGAGACCAAGGGCGCCGAAGGCGTCATCCCGGCTGCCGAGCAGGTGCCGGGCGAAGCCTACGAGCACGGCGACCGGCTGCGCTGCTACGTCGTGGGTGTCAGCCGCGGTGCGCGCGAACCGCTGATCACGCTGTCACGCACACACCCCAACCTGGTTCGCAAGCTGTTCTCGCTGGAGGTGCCTGAGATCGCCGACAACTCGGTCGAGATCGTCGCGGTGGCTCGAGAGGCCGGACATCGGTCCAAGATCGCGGTCAACTCCAAGGTTCCGGGACTCAACGCCAAGGGCGCCTGCATCGGTCCGATGGGTCAGCGGGTGCGAAACGTGATGAGCGAACTGTCCGGCGAGAAGATCGACATCATCGACTTCGACGAGGACCCGGCGCGATTCGTAGCCAACGCGCTGTCGCCGGCGAAGGTCGTGTCCGTGTCGGTGATCGATGCGAACACCCGCGCGGCGCGGGTGGTGGTGCCCGACTTCCAGCTGTCGCTGGCGATCGGCAAGGAGGGGCAGAACGCCCGGCTGGCAGCCCGCTTGACCGGCTGGCGCATCGACATCCGCAGCGACGCGGCGGCGCCGGAAGACGAGCCGCGCCCTGCCGCGTCGCACGACGTGGAGCACTGA
- the rimP gene encoding ribosome maturation factor RimP yields MAGRSTGLPTQKQVIELLDGEFVRAGYEIDDVVIDSRPRPPRITVIADGDKPLDLDTVAALSRSASALLDDLIAGDDAYVLEVTSPGVDRPLTAEKHFRRAHARLVDAELADGTTVTARLGIVSDDAVDLVVRERNDWTVRRIPLADIVKAVVQVEFSPPKPRELELAGAAGTEAEA; encoded by the coding sequence GTGGCTGGCCGTTCTACGGGGCTACCAACCCAGAAGCAGGTGATCGAGCTACTCGATGGTGAGTTCGTGCGCGCCGGATACGAAATCGACGACGTCGTGATCGACAGCCGCCCGCGGCCGCCGCGCATCACCGTCATCGCCGACGGCGACAAGCCACTGGACTTGGATACCGTCGCCGCGCTCTCCCGCTCGGCCTCGGCACTGCTGGACGACCTGATCGCCGGCGACGACGCCTACGTTCTCGAAGTCACCTCGCCGGGGGTGGACCGACCGTTGACCGCCGAGAAGCATTTCCGTCGCGCGCACGCCCGCCTCGTCGACGCCGAGCTCGCCGACGGAACCACGGTCACCGCCCGGTTGGGCATCGTGTCCGATGACGCCGTCGACCTGGTGGTGCGCGAGCGCAACGATTGGACGGTGCGCCGGATTCCGCTGGCTGACATCGTCAAAGCTGTTGTCCAGGTCGAGTTTTCACCACCAAAGCCACGCGAGCTCGAACTTGCGGGAGCAGCCGGAACGGAGGCCGAAGCATGA
- a CDS encoding membrane protein, whose protein sequence is MLSRDPRPFGGISRRRVLIDGSRGLALLAVLGAATTACGNPAPPEPDPLEQQAELARHDSELAAAAAKTAPSALAPALTELAAERGKHATALAAEVARLSGKPASTTTSTAATTTTSASGAPAPTVADVVAALRSSADSATSLAPTLSGYRAGLIGSIAASCVTGYSVALSAGKAGQ, encoded by the coding sequence GTGCTGAGCCGAGATCCCCGTCCATTCGGCGGGATATCCCGACGACGAGTTCTCATCGACGGCAGCCGCGGGTTGGCGCTGCTCGCGGTGTTGGGCGCGGCGACAACCGCCTGCGGCAACCCGGCGCCGCCCGAACCCGATCCGCTGGAGCAGCAGGCCGAGCTGGCCCGCCATGACAGCGAACTCGCAGCTGCCGCGGCCAAGACCGCTCCCTCTGCACTGGCGCCGGCATTGACCGAGCTGGCGGCCGAGCGCGGGAAGCACGCCACGGCGCTTGCCGCCGAGGTCGCGCGACTGTCCGGCAAACCGGCATCGACGACAACTTCCACCGCTGCGACGACCACCACGTCGGCGTCCGGCGCCCCGGCACCGACGGTGGCCGACGTGGTCGCCGCGCTGCGCAGCTCGGCGGACAGCGCCACCTCGCTGGCGCCGACCCTGTCCGGATACCGGGCGGGCCTGATCGGTTCGATCGCGGCGTCCTGCGTCACCGGGTACTCGGTGGCCCTTTCCGCCGGAAAGGCCGGGCAATGA
- a CDS encoding ferritin-like domain-containing protein has protein sequence MTSPTSPTSPTSPTSPTSPTPSTTPNPDRPSDAAAAALFDAVATEHAAIYGYGIVSAHSSPDENDLVSEAMAQHRERREAAIAMLTGRSVKAPVPAAGYQLPMAVNTPTDAGNLAIRMEDDCATAWRAVIERATSDQDRAFGVSALTETAVLTARWKQALGIRPLTEAFPGGTE, from the coding sequence ATGACTTCACCGACTTCACCGACTTCACCGACGTCACCCACCTCACCGACATCGCCGACCCCGTCGACCACGCCCAATCCCGATCGGCCGTCGGATGCCGCCGCTGCGGCGCTGTTCGACGCGGTGGCCACCGAGCACGCGGCGATCTACGGGTACGGCATCGTCTCGGCCCACAGCTCTCCGGACGAGAACGACCTGGTCTCCGAAGCGATGGCGCAGCACCGCGAGCGCCGCGAAGCGGCCATCGCGATGCTGACCGGCCGCTCAGTCAAGGCGCCGGTGCCCGCCGCCGGCTATCAGCTGCCGATGGCGGTGAACACCCCGACCGACGCGGGCAATCTCGCGATCCGCATGGAGGATGACTGCGCGACGGCCTGGCGTGCGGTGATCGAGCGGGCGACGTCCGACCAGGACCGCGCCTTCGGCGTCAGCGCGCTGACCGAAACGGCGGTCCTGACCGCACGCTGGAAGCAGGCGCTGGGCATCCGGCCGCTGACCGAGGCGTTCCCCGGCGGCACCGAGTAA
- a CDS encoding proline--tRNA ligase, whose amino-acid sequence MITRMSELFLRTLRDDPADAEVPSHKLLIRAGYVRPVAPGLYTWLPLGLRVLRKIEKIVREEMVAIGGQEILFPALLPKAPYETTNRWTEYGDGVFRLKDRRGNDYMLGPTHEEFFTLTVKGEYSSYKDFPLLMFQIQTKYRDEARPRAGILRGREFIMKDSYSFDVDDDGLKTAYHAHREAYQNMFKRMAIRYVIVSAVSGAMGGSASEEFLAESEIGEDTFVRCVESGYAANVEAVVTAVPEAMPAEKVAGLPPAQVHDTGDTPTIATLVEWANSAGLGREITAADTLKNVLLKVRVPGGDWELLAIGVPGDREVDDKRLGAALEPAEYALLDDADFARYSFLKKGYIGPKGLLANGVRYLVDPRVVDGTAWITGADETGKHVVGLVAGRDFVADGTIEAAEVRDGDLSPDGAGPLVSARGIEIGHIFQLGRKYTDAFAADVLGEDGKPVRLTMGSYGVGVSRLVAVIAEQQHDELGLRWPASVSPFDVHVVIANKDAQARAGAEELARDLDRLGLEVLLDDRTASPGVKFKDAELLGVPWIVVVGRGWADGVVELRNRFTGEKREVAADGAVADIAATLAS is encoded by the coding sequence GTGATCACCCGCATGTCCGAGCTGTTCTTGCGCACTCTGCGCGACGATCCAGCCGACGCCGAAGTGCCCAGCCACAAACTGTTGATCCGCGCCGGGTACGTCCGGCCGGTGGCTCCGGGGCTGTACACCTGGCTGCCGCTGGGCCTGCGGGTGCTGCGCAAGATCGAGAAGATCGTGCGCGAGGAGATGGTCGCGATCGGTGGCCAGGAGATCCTGTTCCCGGCGCTGCTGCCGAAAGCGCCCTACGAGACCACCAACCGCTGGACCGAGTACGGCGACGGAGTGTTCAGGCTCAAGGACCGCCGCGGCAACGACTACATGCTCGGCCCTACCCATGAGGAGTTCTTCACCCTGACGGTGAAGGGGGAGTACAGCTCCTACAAGGACTTCCCGCTGCTGATGTTCCAGATCCAGACCAAGTACCGCGACGAGGCCCGGCCGCGGGCCGGGATCCTGCGCGGACGCGAGTTCATCATGAAGGACTCGTACTCGTTCGACGTCGACGACGACGGCCTCAAGACCGCATACCACGCACACCGCGAGGCGTATCAGAACATGTTCAAGCGCATGGCAATTCGCTATGTGATCGTCTCGGCGGTGTCCGGCGCGATGGGCGGTTCTGCCTCCGAGGAATTCCTGGCCGAAAGCGAGATCGGCGAAGACACCTTCGTGCGGTGCGTGGAATCCGGGTACGCCGCCAACGTCGAGGCGGTGGTCACCGCGGTCCCGGAGGCAATGCCGGCTGAAAAGGTGGCTGGCCTTCCTCCCGCCCAGGTGCACGACACGGGCGACACCCCGACCATCGCCACCCTGGTCGAGTGGGCGAACTCCGCCGGCCTCGGCCGGGAGATCACCGCCGCCGACACTCTGAAGAACGTGCTGCTCAAGGTCCGTGTCCCCGGCGGCGACTGGGAGCTGCTGGCCATCGGCGTGCCCGGTGACCGCGAAGTCGACGACAAGCGTCTCGGCGCTGCGCTGGAGCCCGCCGAATACGCGCTGCTCGACGACGCCGACTTCGCCAGGTACTCCTTCTTGAAGAAGGGGTACATCGGTCCGAAAGGCTTGCTGGCCAACGGGGTTCGCTATCTGGTGGATCCGCGGGTGGTGGACGGGACGGCGTGGATCACCGGCGCCGACGAAACCGGCAAGCACGTCGTCGGCCTGGTCGCCGGCCGGGATTTCGTGGCCGACGGCACCATCGAGGCCGCCGAGGTGCGCGACGGCGACCTCTCGCCCGACGGCGCCGGACCGCTGGTCTCGGCGCGCGGGATCGAGATCGGTCACATCTTCCAGCTGGGTCGCAAGTACACCGACGCCTTCGCCGCCGACGTCCTCGGCGAGGACGGCAAGCCGGTGCGGCTGACGATGGGTTCCTACGGTGTTGGGGTGTCCCGCCTGGTCGCGGTGATCGCCGAACAACAGCACGACGAGCTCGGGCTGCGCTGGCCGGCGTCGGTGTCACCGTTCGACGTGCACGTGGTGATCGCCAACAAGGACGCTCAGGCCCGCGCCGGGGCCGAAGAGCTGGCCCGCGACCTGGACCGGCTCGGCCTGGAGGTCCTGCTCGACGACCGCACCGCCTCGCCGGGGGTCAAGTTCAAGGACGCCGAGCTGCTCGGGGTGCCGTGGATCGTCGTGGTCGGGCGTGGCTGGGCCGACGGGGTCGTCGAGCTGCGTAACCGCTTCACCGGGGAGAAGCGCGAGGTCGCCGCCGACGGCGCCGTCGCAGACATCGCGGCGACGCTGGCGTCCTAG